The DNA region TTCGGTACGCTGGCAGCGATCGGCCTGACCCGTGGCAACTTCCCTGGCAAGGCGCTGGTCATGGCCCTGGTGATTTCGCCGATGGTGGTACCGGTGGTGATCGTCGGTGTCGCCAGCTACCTGTTCTTCGCGCCACTGGGGCTGGGCAACAGCTACACCTCGTTGATTCTGGTCCACGCGGTGCTGGGCGTGCCGTTTGTGATCATTACCGTGTCGGCGACCTTGCAGGGCTTCAACCACAACCTGGTGCGCGCTGCTGCGAGCCTGGGTGCCTCGCCGCTGACTGCGTTCCGGCGCGTGACCTTGCCGTTGATTGCGCCGGGCGTCATATCCGGCGCGTTGTTCGCCTTCGCGACCTCGTTCGACGAAGTCGTCGTGACGCTGTTCCTCGCCGGACCGGAACAGGCGACCTTGCCTCGGCAGATGTTCAGCGGTATCCGCGAAAACCTCAGCCCGACCATCGCCGCCGCCGCGACCCTGCTGATCGGCTTCTCGGTGGTGTTGCTACTGGTGCTGGAGTGGCTGAGGGGGCGCAGCGAAAAACTGAGAACGGCGCAGTGAACTTTGAGCGGCAAGCTGCAAGCTGCAAGCTGCAAGCTATAAGCAGAAGCAAATCAAAAGGCTTGAGGCTTGAGGCTTGCAGCTCCAGGCTTGCCACTCGAACCTTACCGCTCCAGGCGAAGCTTGGCGTACAATCCGCGCACCGTGATTCTGCTCAAACAGGTGCGTCATGCAGCCCTTCGTTATTGCCCCATCGATCCTTTCCGCTGACTTCGCCCGTCTGGGTGAGGAAGTCGACAATGTGCTGTCTTGCGGCGCTGACTTCGTCCACTTCGATGTCATGGACAATCACTACGTCCCGAACCTGACCATTGGTCCGATGGTGTGCAGCGCGTTGCGCAAGTACGGCGTGACTGCGCCCATCGATGTGCACCTGATGGTCAGCCCGGTGGATCGCATCATCGGCGATTTCATCGAAGCCGGCGCCACGTACATCACCTTCCACCCGGAAGCGACCCAGCACATCGACCGCTCGCTGCAGTTGATCCGCGAGGGCGGGTGCAAGGCCGGTCTTGTGTTCAATCCGGCCACGCCGCTGAACCTGCTGGAGTACGTGATGGACAAGGTCGACATGATCCTGCTCATGAGCGTCAACCCCGGCTTCGGCGGGCAGAAATTCATTCCCGGCACGCTCAACAAGCTGCGCGAGGCGCGGGCGCTGATCGAGGCTTCCGGGCGGGATATCCGGCTGGAAATCGACGGCGGCGTCAACGTCAACAACATCCGCGAAATCGCGGCGGCAGGTGCTGATACCTTCGTGGCAGGCTCGGCGATCTTCAACGCGCTGGACTATCGCGAAGTGATCGATAAAATGCGCACAGAGCTGGCGTCAGCCCGCGCATGAGCGGCCTTGAAACGCTGTTTGCAGGCAAGCTGCCCAGGCTGATCATGTTCGACCTGGACGGCACCCTGGTGGATTCGGTTCCTGATCTGGCCGTCGCGGTGGACAAGACGCTGACCGAGCTTGGGCGTTCCCCCGCCGGTCTTGATGCGGTCCGCACCTGGATCGGCAATGGTGCGCCGGTGCTGGTACGCCGGGCGCTGGCCAATGATCTCGATCACAGTGGCGTCGATGACGCGCTGGCCGCGCAGGCGCTGGAGATATTCATGCGCGCCTATGCCGAAAAGCATGAGTTCACGGCGGTCTACCCCGGCGTACGCGAAACCCTGAAGTGGTTGCAGAAGATGGGCGTCGAGATGGCGCTCATCACCAACAAGCCGGAGCGTTTCGTGGCGCCGTTGCTCGATGAGATGAAGCTGGGGCGTTTCTTCCGCTGGATCATCGGCGGCGACACCATGCCACAGAAAAAGCCTGACCCGGCTGCACTGTTCTTCGTCATGAAAATGGCCGGTATTCCAGCCTCGCAATCGCTGTTTGTCGGAGACTCGCGCAGTGATGTGCAGGCCGCCAAAGCAGCCGGTGTAGCCTGCGTGGCGCTGAGTTATGGCTACAACCACGGCAGGCCGATTGCCGAGGAAAACCCGGCGCTGGTGATCGATGATCTGCGCAGGCTGATTCCCGGTTGCCTGGATCGGGACGCTGAGATACTGTTGCCCGACATCAAACGTCCCTCCTTAAGAGAATCCATCGTGGTGGTCACTCGCAAACTCTGGATGAAAGTCATCAAGGCCCTGGCCCGCTGGCGTTGGCGCGCCTGACTTGATTCTGGCCGGCCTGCCGGCACGTTTGCTCAACTGACCGTTTTATCCTCAAACCACGAGGTTGCTCATGAACCGTGAAGAATTTCTGCGTTTGGCCGCTGACGGCTATAACCGCATCCCGCTTGCCCGCGAAACCCTGGCTGACTTCGATACGCCGCTGTCGATCTACCTCAAACTTGCCGATCAACCGAACTCCTATCTATTGGAATCGGTGCAGGGCGGCGAGAAATGGGGTCGTTATTCGATCATCGGCCTGCCATGCCGCACCGTCATGCGTGTGCATGGTCATCACGTCAGCGTGACCCATGACGGCGTCGAAATCGAAAGCCTGGATGTCGAAGATCCGCTGGATTTTGTCGAGACCTTCAAGGCGCGCTACAACGTGCCGACCATTGCCGGTCTGCCGCGCTTCAACGGTGGGCTGGTGGGCTACTTTGGCTACGACTGCGTGCGTTATGTCGAGAAACGTCTGGCCAACTGTCCTAACCCGGACCCGCTGGGCGTGCCGGATATCCTGCTGATGGTCTCCGATGCGGTGGTGGTGTTCGACAACCTGGCGGGCAAGATGCACGCCATCGTGCTGGTTGATCCGGCGCAACAGGATGCCTACGACAGTGGCGTCGCGCTGCTCGATGAACTGATGAACAAGCTGCGCCAGCCGATCACGCCGCGTCGCGGTCTGGATCTGGACAGGCCTCCCGCTGCCGATCCGGTGTTTCGCTCCAGCTTCACGCAGGATGACTATGAAGCCGCGGTCGACACGATCAAGCAGTACATCCTCGCGGGCGATGTGATGCAGGTCGTACCGTCACAGCGTATGTCCATCGATTTCGCGGCTGCGCCTATCGATCTGTATCGGGCGTTGCGCTGCTTTAACCCGACGCCGTACATGTACTTCTTCAACTTCGGTGACTTCCACGTAGTAGGCAGCTCGCCGGAAGTGCTGGTGCGGGTCGAGGATAACCTGATCACCGTGCGGCCAATTGCCGGTACGCGGCCGCGTGGCGCCACTGAAGAGGCGGATCTTGCGCTGGAAGAAGACCTGCTGTCCGATCACAAGGAAATCGCCGAGCACTTGATGCTGATCGATCTGGGGCGTAACGACACGGGTCGGGTGTCCGAGATCGGCAGCGTCAAACTGACCGAGAAGATGGTGATCGAACGTTATTCCAATGTGATGCACATTGTGTCCAACGTGACTGGCCAGCTGAAAAGCGGGCTGACGGCGATGGATGCGCTGCGAGCGATTCTGCCCGCCGGCACCTTGTCCGGTGCGCCGAAAATCCGCGCGATGGAAATCATCGACGAGCTGGAGCCT from Pseudomonas syringae includes:
- a CDS encoding phosphoglycolate phosphatase gives rise to the protein MSGLETLFAGKLPRLIMFDLDGTLVDSVPDLAVAVDKTLTELGRSPAGLDAVRTWIGNGAPVLVRRALANDLDHSGVDDALAAQALEIFMRAYAEKHEFTAVYPGVRETLKWLQKMGVEMALITNKPERFVAPLLDEMKLGRFFRWIIGGDTMPQKKPDPAALFFVMKMAGIPASQSLFVGDSRSDVQAAKAAGVACVALSYGYNHGRPIAEENPALVIDDLRRLIPGCLDRDAEILLPDIKRPSLRESIVVVTRKLWMKVIKALARWRWRA
- the trpE gene encoding anthranilate synthase component I encodes the protein MNREEFLRLAADGYNRIPLARETLADFDTPLSIYLKLADQPNSYLLESVQGGEKWGRYSIIGLPCRTVMRVHGHHVSVTHDGVEIESLDVEDPLDFVETFKARYNVPTIAGLPRFNGGLVGYFGYDCVRYVEKRLANCPNPDPLGVPDILLMVSDAVVVFDNLAGKMHAIVLVDPAQQDAYDSGVALLDELMNKLRQPITPRRGLDLDRPPAADPVFRSSFTQDDYEAAVDTIKQYILAGDVMQVVPSQRMSIDFAAAPIDLYRALRCFNPTPYMYFFNFGDFHVVGSSPEVLVRVEDNLITVRPIAGTRPRGATEEADLALEEDLLSDHKEIAEHLMLIDLGRNDTGRVSEIGSVKLTEKMVIERYSNVMHIVSNVTGQLKSGLTAMDALRAILPAGTLSGAPKIRAMEIIDELEPVKRGVYGGAVGYMAWNGNMDTAIAIRTAVIKNGELHVQAGGGIVADSVPALEWEETLNKRRAMFRAVALASQTAED
- the rpe gene encoding ribulose-phosphate 3-epimerase, which gives rise to MQPFVIAPSILSADFARLGEEVDNVLSCGADFVHFDVMDNHYVPNLTIGPMVCSALRKYGVTAPIDVHLMVSPVDRIIGDFIEAGATYITFHPEATQHIDRSLQLIREGGCKAGLVFNPATPLNLLEYVMDKVDMILLMSVNPGFGGQKFIPGTLNKLREARALIEASGRDIRLEIDGGVNVNNIREIAAAGADTFVAGSAIFNALDYREVIDKMRTELASARA
- a CDS encoding ABC transporter permease, giving the protein MLNPYTSPIERIWYYALRILCTLVLLFLVLPVLVIVPLSFNSGSFLVYPLQGFSLQWYQDFFNSAEWMRALKNSMIVAPAATLLAMGFGTLAAIGLTRGNFPGKALVMALVISPMVVPVVIVGVASYLFFAPLGLGNSYTSLILVHAVLGVPFVIITVSATLQGFNHNLVRAAASLGASPLTAFRRVTLPLIAPGVISGALFAFATSFDEVVVTLFLAGPEQATLPRQMFSGIRENLSPTIAAAATLLIGFSVVLLLVLEWLRGRSEKLRTAQ